In Mus caroli unplaced genomic scaffold, CAROLI_EIJ_v1.1 scaffold_11169_1, whole genome shotgun sequence, a single genomic region encodes these proteins:
- the LOC110288007 gene encoding palmitoyl-protein thioesterase 1-like, whose product MVLPCSLWLLSVCLLSWCCDAVLPVALDTESESVPKPPVLKIAIEITGIVVSMKNSNETPKSGTYGQSLQDGKNKMKDVEKEVLDACSQLCQSLARNPKLQHGYIVRAHFKEHQLLCCS is encoded by the exons ATGGTGTTACCTTGCTCCCTGTggctcctttctgtctgtcttctgtcttggTGTTGTGATGCAGTGTTGCCTGTGGCTCTGGACACTGAGTCAGAATCAGTCCCAAAACCTCCAGTGCTCAAGATTGCAATAG AGATCACTGGAATCGTGGTTTCCATGAAAAACTCTAACGAAACACCAAAATCTGGAACTTATGGCCAGTCTCTACAGGATGGGAAGAATAAGATGAAG gatgtggagaaggaagtCCTGGATGCTTGTTCCCAACTGTGTCAGAGTCTTGCTCGGAATCCTAAATTGCAGCATGGCTACATTGTTAGGGCACACTTCAAGGAACACCAACTCCT GTGTTGTTCCTGA